AATCGCAGACTCGAGGTGGGTTTCGATCCCATGGGAATAATAGGCGTAATGACAGAATGCATGATAGATCACACAATGTTAACTGGGGACCAAATTACAACGCAATGCTTTCACAACGCGGCGGAAATGCTAATTTCCGTGGAAATGTAACACAGACTGGAAACCGTAATTTGCAGGGAAACGGGCAAATGTCAAGCTGGAGGGGTCACGGCTCGACATCTCAAAGGTACCCTAGAAATCAATAACTAATTTGGGATCAGATCAtggatattttgtatttaaagtaCAGATAAGGTAAAAGGTcaataaaacatataacaatttTCTGAAACAGATATCTCTTAAATGAAGTGTCATACTCCTCTTAACTTGTTTTCAGTGcgattttaaaaacaactttacgAAGCTAACGACAAGAAATAATCtaaagtatatatttattgtaatctaaacatttttataatttgataAGTGACAAAATGATGCGACAGTTACCTGTTTATATTCGGTAAAATAATTGTTAAACCACAAGATTATGCACGGACGTTTGACTTTCTTTAGCATTTAGCAAACACCATTACCTAGTGATTCATATCAGGCGAGAGGTAATAAACTTATAAATTGTGAAGTGTGAACTtcttaaaatacatgtatcacaCACTATCATTTTGTTTAGAAACATGTTTATAATATAAcacattattaaaatttatttagtaAATACAACGCTTTTATTAATTGCAGTCAATTCAGACTTGGTCCAATCTATCAAATATACATTCTTTGTTTAACATTACTATAAAATACACTAAAAGCTTTACTAATTTTTTACGAATGCATTAAACTGACAATATTATACCTTTTATTTTGTACGTTGTGTTACAGATGAAAACATTCGTCACCCACAATAGCACAATAGTTCAGTCCACTGTTATCATCATCGTATTCAAGATAGGGTTGCAAAATATCTGCATAGATTTTATCAATCCCCAGAACACATATAAATCCTCCTGCAGATAGTTGTTCAATCCGATTTACTTTAATGTGATTAGCTGGTGCAAACACCAGATCAGACAGTTTCCGCAACAACTCCCGCATATGGTCATCTGTGCACGACGAAAACTCAATCCGGACTGTTATTGACACACGCTCTatgtctaaaagtagaaaatttaaaattctcGATCGTTTTGTTTAGATCTATATTTACACTATACTTTAGTAAGGTACAGTGACAACCAGTATTGCTGAGCTTTTGACCAGTAAGCAAAAACAACTAACCATATATATCAAATCTAGAGGCCCAGTGATAATAATAGATGTAACTATGAACAGAATCGTGGCCCAATGGCCCTAGATTCGAAACTGCGATCATCGTATTGGAAGGCTTGTGAATCAGGGCTGGATATAACTTTCATAAAAACTCGGACTTTGATAATTATTTATCAACTTTTAGTGTAGGTTAAGCAATATCTGCTTTTGCGTCAGTGACAAAAGTGGTGAAAAAGTTATTGTCTTACTACCTAACCCGAGTTATCAATTGATCAGTGGTTACCAACGTTATCAGTATACATCGCATCCTTTCTGTACTGGTTGATATAGCAGCTTGAAATAAACAGATCATCGGACTTTGAACACATTCTTTGTCTTCTCAATATATCACTGGATTGTTTATACCagttacaaaaagaaaacaatatctaactgatTTGGAGTTCAAGTTCATAGTATTTAAGAAACACTGTGCATATGTACATTTATTAGTGCATTCCTTTTCAAGTAATATGTGGAAGCGAACGAGGCCTACGATATGCCTAcgatatatgtattgaaattaTGACTAGAATCATTTACAAATTTTACCTGTGTCCacgtattttgtttttctgttgtttgtttttatatctttgtcTTCTATTGCCAATCTAATAAGGTCTTTTCTACCGACGCTGTACAACATTTCTTTAAGTAATGCCAAATTTGAACTAGAAAGATGCTTTTTCCCGATTAACTCTTGTATGAGCAACGGAAACGTCTGAATATCCATTAACTCTTCGCCAAAGTAATCTAAAACAATACAAATTGATTCATTCATGATTACATATCTACGTGTACTACTAGTATGTCATATTCGGAAAATATTGtagtaataacatttttaaatactaaatagaaaaagtggaaactccacaggtcgctcaacacaacaaaaacgaaaatgttgcaggctcggtttgattgagcctgttcatggacggtagtggaaatgcatgctaccgtccacgccctctggccccgggttgagcagaattcaacattcacacatgttaaaagtacaaaaaacaatttagagacatccgcagatgtgttcatacggcggtgcacatagaacctataatgctacactagtgtgtaatttcatgaaaagcggcgtatggtccccaataatgggtttgccctaaacgagaaaacaatgagcagaactaaacaaactaaaatttagaaaggggatctgaggttatggagcctgcatatcataggagctgccaaaagacaaaattaaaaagcaggcgccatataaCACTTAGCAGAATATTTTTCATCGATTGAATCTTTCTCTGCAATAGAACACAATTCCTGTGAGCAAATTAGAATACCTTTTATTACTTTTGATTATTAATAGATAGTTAGCTTTAAAACAGAAAAGTTCAACTATTGAACCGAAACAATACAGTATACCGTAATAAACATAAACACCTGTATAGAGACAGACATAATCAGTATTAATCACGATATAATCATTATTTAGAATGACTAAAATGTATGATACCTTTAACACACTGCTTCATAACATCCAGTTCTTCGTCAGATATCATTTCGTTAACTCTTGTACAAAAGTTTCCAAAAGCTTGCTCTTCTGTAGCCGTTCCCTTGTAAATCACAGACATAATTACAGAGTACAGTTGACTATGACACAGAACAATCATTCACATCTTTATTATCACCCTAACTTTAAAATACTGAACACTCTCTTAAATGTACTtgtttatttatagatttttaaatatagtaaataaatgatataaatagatATTAATCGATAACATGTGCAACTGTAACACATAAATCCGTATATGGAAGATTTCGATGGCGTAGGCAGATTAATGTAGGCCTTTTCCAAGAATAACTAGATCCGGTTACtaaatataactgaaataaaggggtgttcaaaatgtattataatgtataaagTTTTATGGGTTAGTGAAAAGAGAAAAAGACAGACTCATACATGTGTTATCATGATTAACCCTATGGATAAAGGCATATACGAGTATCCTGAAAAACATTTCCATCATTTGTGGATTTCTGAAGCGCAGcgttttattcactttttattgcaCTCTTCCAAAGACATTATCTTTCAAGGTTTGTTGAAGTATTGCTACGACATGTTTCTCTCAGTATTTTTATAAGATACCCATTTATTGCATGTTTCTAAAATTTAGATGAGCAGTGGTAACTTACCTTTAATCCTTGTAAGTATACTTTGTACATCTGGTGCAATAAGATTAAAAAAAGTTGATTCATGATACTCTGCAGATCCTAATTCATTCAAAGTTCTAAAATTGCGACAAGTACTTTTACAATAAATAAGTAACAATGTTTTATggtgttttatttttctgtagGATCTGGATTGAATCGTGAATTAAGTTATATTACGGGTATTCTCATTCTTGTTATAGCTCGGACAGTTTTTTCCCTGTCATAGTATAAGGCTGTAACGGAAGTTACTTCTCTTGCACCATTATGTTTATGGGGAGCTTTCTGTCGGATTCATATGAAGTTTTTAATGTGGTTATATCTAGGCGTAATTATCTAGCATAAGTACCAGCTCCTATAACTCACATTATGTAGCGGCAACATAGTACATATTCGTATGCTTTATATCAGTGTcacaaaataatgttaataaaaaatatttggcaCAAGTGTGCGCCATGCTACGAAAATGTCCAAAACCGATGTGTGAATTTCAACCTTCATAACactcaaaatgtaaataaaacgatGCCCctcaataatattttaataatagaCAGCAGATATCTTCCTCATAGTGACTTGATGTAAGTTCAAAGTCCAGTTTCGCTGCAATGTGTTAGAGGAGGAGGACACTTTAATTAAGACACGAAGGCATTTActaaatcgtcacggaaaacaaaCGCCTCGCCCGGGGTCgcactcacgaccccacgatccatTGACCTGCGCTCGCACTGATAAGCTGACTGGGCGGGCTGTATGACAGAAGGGAATTTCGTTAGTAGACAAATGCTATGCATATGTTATACAGGTCAATATGATTACACCCTCGTATGTTTCTAGAATATAATAATTTGTTGCAAGCTAAAACTATTATTTGCGCTTGGATTCCTGAATATATAATCTGGCACAACAGAAGCAGTTAAGAATGGAAGCGtactggtgccagcagagagattcaaatttgtcttacgtacgacttactatcttctacgtaggactaagtatctcctacgtagtatcTCTTACATAGGAGTTAGCATCTCCTACGTagaacttagtatctcctacTTAAGTGTTAGTATCTTCTACGTAGGATTTAGTATCTCTTGCGTAAGACATAATATCTGCTACGTAGGACATACTacctcctacgtaggacttagaaTATCcgacgtaggacatagtatcctTTACGCAGGACTTAGTTTCTCTTACGTGGGAGATATTAAGTATTACGTAGGATATAGTGGTACTAACACCTACGTTGGAGATACTTCTACGTAGGCGAtgctaagtcctacgtaggagatactatgtcctacgtaggagatactaagtcatacgtaggagatactaagtcctacataGGTAATAGTacgtcctacgtaggagatactatgttcTACGTAGGAGATTCTAAGTCATACGTAAGAAATGCTATGTCCTAccaggagatactaagtcctacgtaggagatgcTACTCGTcttacgtaagacaaatttaaatatcTCTGCTGGCACCCGGACACTGACATAGTTACGCAATAAGAAGCCTTACACAGAAGAATAaatatgatttgttttcattgtTAAATCAATATCATAATTTGCCTATGTCCGCCCTATTGTGACAGTACAAGTGAAGTAAACTTATACATATCCATTCTTGTACAGACCTAATAAAAACATACACATAAGGCAAGAGTTGCCATTCtttgcaaacacatttttcagaaaatatacatttttatttatttatttaattgttatttcgaggACTGAGAAATGAATTATAGACTTTATCTAATGTGTTTTGATATCTCTCTACGCATGTAATACGCAAAAACCAGGTTTTCACTGGAAAGAAATAATTACCGCTATAGAATATTGCTAGATATGCTACCCTTGAAATATAATAATTCCTTTTTCAGGGTTAagtcatttaaaaaaacattacagcCTTTACGGTCGCGTGTGTAatgcaaatatttgttttaatattatatatcagTCATATATAAGATATGTTATGATAgtttatatactgaacagcaaaagaaactatccagttttataactgggttattttttatttaaaaactttaattttaaatcattcgtgtttttcattttatttatttatttcagtctcttccatttacaaaATACAGGTATATACAAGTATACATCATAGCAATACAAACATATGTAAATGGCCATTCaatttagaattataagagacatatGAAACGGTAAAAATTACAAATCAAACATCAAAAGCAACCAGATTACTTAAAATAGTACAGATTCAAATGTATAAGCGTGTGTGTACATGTGTATTGCATGTGCTTGtgggtgcgtgtgtgtgtatCTGTCTGCAggtgtctgtgtgtatgtgtaactagataaaaaaaacctttaatgtgtgtgtgtgtgtgtgcgtgcgtgcgtgcgtgcgtgtgtgtgtgtgtgtgtgtgtgtgtgtgtgtgtgtgattgaaTCTGATGAGGGAAAGTTACCTCAAAGTAAACTGATATGTTAAGTTTGGAAGTCAAATCCATATTTCAATGAACACGTGACTAAGGAACAATAATTAAACATACTGAGTACAATGAAGAATATGTATGCACTTGTATGAAGAAATTGTAGACTTAT
The window above is part of the Mercenaria mercenaria strain notata unplaced genomic scaffold, MADL_Memer_1 contig_914, whole genome shotgun sequence genome. Proteins encoded here:
- the LOC128554976 gene encoding uncharacterized protein LOC128554976; protein product: MIVLCHSQLYSVIMSVIYKGTATEEQAFGNFCTRVNEMISDEELDVMKQCVKDYFGEELMDIQTFPLLIQELIGKKHLSSSNLALLKEMLYSVGRKDLIRLAIEDKDIKTNNRKTKYVDTDIERVSITVRIEFSSCTDDHMRELLRKLSDLVFAPANHIKVNRIEQLSAGGFICVLGIDKIYADILQPYLEYDDDNSGLNYCAIVGDECFHL